TTGACGAAGGTGCCACCGCCGCGATTCTGGAACGAGGCAGCTCATTGCTTCCAAAAGGAATTAAAAACGTGACAGGCAACTTCTCCCGTGGTGAAGTGATCCGTATCTGTAATCTGGAAGGGCGCGACATTGCCCACGGCGTCTGCCGCTACAACAGCGACGCGCTGCGCCGTATTGCAGGCCACCATTCACAGCAGATCGATGCCATTCTCGGCTATGAGTATGGCCCGGTTGCTGTCCATCGCGACGATATGATCACCCGTTAAGGAGCAGGACATGCTGGAACAAATGGGCGCCGCTGCCAAAGCCGCCTCGTACAAACTGGCGCTCCTTTCCAGCCGCGAGAAAAACCGCGTGCTGGAAAAAATCGCAGAGTATCTGGAAGCCCAGTCTCACGAGATTTTGCTCGCCAACGAGCAGGATCTGCTGGAAGCCCGCCGCAACGGCCTGAGCGAGGCGATGCTCGATCGCCTGGCCTTAAACCCCGCGCGCCTGAAAAGCATTGCCGACGACGTGCGTCAGGTGTGCAGCCTGGCCGATCCGGTCGGGCAGGTGATCGACGGTGGACTGCTGGACAGCGGCCTGCGCATTGAACGTCGCCGCGTGCCGCTGGGTGTGATCGGGGTGATCTACGAAGCGCGCCCGAACGTGACCGTTGATGTCGCCTCCCTGTGCCTGAAAACCGGCAACGCCGCGATCCTGCGCGGCGGGAAAGAGACCTGGCGCACCAACGCCGCCACGGTGAAAGTGATCCAGCAGGCGCTGGAAGAGTGCGGCCTGCCCGCCGGTGCGGTACAGGCAATTGAAAGCCCGGATCGTGCGCTGGTTAACGAGATGCTGCGGATGGACAAATACATCGACATGCTGATCCCGCGCGGCGGGGCAGGGCTGCACAAACTGTGCCGCGAGCAGTCGACGATCCCGGTGATCACCGGCGGCATCGGCGTATGCCATATCGTTGTCGATGAGACTGCCGAGATCGAACCGGCCCTGAAGATCATCGTCAACGCCAAAACCCAGCGCCCGAGTACCTGTAACACCGTGGAGACGCTGCTGGTGCATCAGGCTATCGCTGACCGCTTCCTGCCTGCCTTAAGCCAGCAGATGGCACAAAGCGGCGTCACCCTGCACGCCGATACCCATGCGCTGACTCAGCTGAAAGACGGCCCGGCGAAGGTTGAGGAAGTGAAAGCAGAACAGTACGACGACGAGTTCCTGTCGCTGGATCTGAATGTGAAAGTGGTTGCCGACCTGGACGACGCCATCGCCCATATTCGCGCCCATGGTACCCAGCACTCGGACGCGATCCTTACCCGCACCCTGAGCAACGCCAACCGCTTTGTGAACGAAGTGGATTCGTCTGCCGTGTATGTGAACGCCTCCACTCGCTTCACCGACGGCGGCCAGTTTGGCCTCGGCGCAGAAGTGGCGGTCAGCACCCAGAAGCTGCACGCGCGCGGCCCGATGGGGCTGGAAGCGCTGACCACCTACAAGTGGGTCGGCTTTGGTGACGATACCATCCGGGCATAATCCCCTACGCGGGCGGCCTCTGCTGCCCGCGCTATCCTTGTGAATTCTGCTCTATCCGTTCCTGCGCCGCCGAGTCCAGGGCGGCGATTTGCTCCTGCAATGCCGCCAGGCTGAGCGGCCTGCTGATTAAATAACCCTGGGTTTCATCGCACTTCATCATCATCAGCTTCTGCAGCTGCCCTTCGGTTTCCACCCCTTCAGCCGTAATAGTCAGCGAGAAGGCTTTGCCCAGGCCGATAATATTCTCGACGATGGTATTGGCGCTGTCGCTTTCCGGCATGCCGTCGATAAAGGATTTATCCAGCTTGATGCCATCGAACGGGAAATTGCGCAGATAGCTCAGGGAAGAGTAGCCGGTGCCGAAATCGTCCATCAGCAGCTTCACGCCCAGTTTCTTCAGTGCCAGCATGATTTCGAGGCTGTTTTCCGGGTTCCAAAGGGTGGCATTTTCGGTAATTTCGATCTCCAGCCGGGCCGGATCTAACTGCGACGCCTGCAGTGCATCCCTGATGCGGTCCACTACCTGCCAGGACTGGAACTCGACGGCAGAGATATTCACCGAGACAGAGAGGCCGTGCAGCGTCTGCTGCGCGTCCCGACAGGCGGTTTTCAGCACCCAGTCGCTGAGCGGAATAATCAGCCCGGTCTCTTCGGCCAGCGAAATAAACTGATCCGGCATGATCAGGCCAAGCTCGGGGTGATCCCAGCGGATGAGCGCCTCCACGGCGATGATCCGCGACGAGTCATGGCCGTAGCGCGGC
This Leclercia sp. S52 DNA region includes the following protein-coding sequences:
- the proA gene encoding glutamate-5-semialdehyde dehydrogenase → MLEQMGAAAKAASYKLALLSSREKNRVLEKIAEYLEAQSHEILLANEQDLLEARRNGLSEAMLDRLALNPARLKSIADDVRQVCSLADPVGQVIDGGLLDSGLRIERRRVPLGVIGVIYEARPNVTVDVASLCLKTGNAAILRGGKETWRTNAATVKVIQQALEECGLPAGAVQAIESPDRALVNEMLRMDKYIDMLIPRGGAGLHKLCREQSTIPVITGGIGVCHIVVDETAEIEPALKIIVNAKTQRPSTCNTVETLLVHQAIADRFLPALSQQMAQSGVTLHADTHALTQLKDGPAKVEEVKAEQYDDEFLSLDLNVKVVADLDDAIAHIRAHGTQHSDAILTRTLSNANRFVNEVDSSAVYVNASTRFTDGGQFGLGAEVAVSTQKLHARGPMGLEALTTYKWVGFGDDTIRA